The Sphingopyxis sp. CCNWLW2 genome contains the following window.
GGCGGGGCTGCTCTACATTGTCTATTGGAGCGTACGGACGTCGCCCTGGCATTAAATGCGGCACGCGCTGGCGGGAGCGAATAACCATTGGCGACGAATGGTGGCGTTCGGGAAAAATTGATTTCTGGTGGGAGGGTGTGGTTACGCTCCACTCCCTTACAAAGGGCCGGATTTACAGTCCGGCTGCCGGAACTACCGGCTTTACCCTCCCATCACGAACACGCGTCTGCGTTTCGAGGCGATGGAAGGTAGCTAGTTTCTTGAAACCTGCTCATTCGCCCCAGAACCGGGGCGCGCGAAATCACCCCGTCAAATGACGAGATAATAATAAAAAAAGATCGAGCGGTTGTTCATAGGCGGCCAGCTATACCTTCGTGACCGACCAGTCAACCCGCAGATGACTATTCGATGAGGAACCGCTATCCGCCTCAGCCGCCGTGCGCGCGGATCCATTTCTCGACCACCGGCGCGATTTCCTCGCGCCATTTGCGGCCGTTGAAAATGCCATAATGGCCGACGCTCTTCGCCATCAGATATTTCTTCTTCTCGGCGGGCAGCGCCTTGGCGATCGTCAGCGCCGCCTTGGTCTGGCCGATCCCCGAAATATCGTCGCGCTCGCCCTCGATCGCGAGGATCGCGATATCCTCGATCGCGCCGACATCGACCGGCTGGCCGCGGTGTGTCATCTCGCCCTTCGGCAGCAAATGGCGCTGGAACACGACGTCGACCGTCTGGAGGTAGAATTCGGCGGTCATGTCGCACACCGCGCGATATTCGTCGTAGAATTCCTTGGTCTTGTCGGCGCTCTCGCCGTCGCCGTCGACCAGATGTTTGAACATCTCCCAATGGCTCATCATGTGATTGCCAAGGTTCATCGACATGAAGCCGGCAAGCTGCAGGAAGCCCGGATAGACGCGGCGCCCGGCGCCCGGATAATAGGCCGGCACGGTCGCGATGACATTTTCCTGGAACCAGGCGTGCGGGCGCGTCATCGCATGGTCGTTGACCGCGGTCGGCGCCTTGCGCGTGTCGATCGGGCCGCCCATCATCGTCAGCGTCTTCGGCCGGCACTTATGCTTGTTCGCTGCCATGATCGCCGCGGCGGCGAGGCTCGGCACCGAAGGCTGGCACACCGCCAGCACATGCGCGCCGGGGCCAATATGCTCGAGCCACGAGATCAGATAATCGACATAATCGTCGAGGTCGAACTTGCCGGCTTCGAGCGGCACGTTGCGCGCGTCGCGCCAGTCGGTGATCCACAGGTCATGGCCGGGCAGCATGCGTTCGACCGTGCCGCGCAGCAGCGTCGCATAATGGCCCGACATCGGCGCGACGATCAGCAGCTTGGGCGCATCTTTCGACCCCTTATGCTTGAAATGCTTGAGCTGGCCGAAAGGCTTGCGCGCCTCGACGACCTCGGTCACGCGCACCGTTTCGCCCTCGACGATCGTCTCGTACAGCTCGAACCCCGGCTTGCCGCGCGGCGCCGATGCATGCGCGAATACCTCGAGCGCCGAGGCGAACATCGGGCTGCCGCTGAAATAGCCGAGCGGATTTGCCGGATGCTGCATCACCTGCGCACCCGCGGTCGCCAGCGCACTCGCGCCTGCGAGCCAGTTCTTCTGCATGTCAAAAGCGTGATACAGCATATTCGATTCTTCCTTGCGTGACCCCGGCGGCGCTCTTCGGCACCTGCTCATTGGTTAGCAGTCTAGGGGCTCATCCTCATTGTGCAATGCATCAAAATCATTGCGAGGCGTACCGAAGTCGAATAATCTGCGGGGAACGGCGCATGATGTGCCGATGGAGTGACTATGTCTGAGATTGCGGGCGACCGCTAACATCCCGGCGTAATCGGGATGTGCGCAGCGTGCGGACCAACGGGTCCGCGCGCCTTTGTTGCTTGATAATCCCGGATAATCCCATGAATATTTCGAAAGCGGAGCAGCGCATGCTCCATGTGCTGGCGCAGGGCGGCATGATCCGCCATCGGCGCGGCGAAAACGGCCATATCGTCGAAGCTTTGTGCTTCACCCGCGATGGCCACGTCCTCGCCAATACCGGCCTGCCCTTGTTCAACCGCCTGCGGCGGCGCGGTTTCATCGGTTCGCTGAACGGCGCGCCATATCGCATCACGCAGGCGGGTCTTCGCGCGGTGCGCGCACAGCTCGACAACCGGTGACGATCGGGCGTTGACGATCGGGAGCGCGGCGCGGGTCGCCGTGCTCCCTTTTCGGCGGACAATATCGCCCCGCTTCAAAGCGCTTGAAGCCATGTGTCATTCTGCGGCGTTGAGCGGCATCGGCGGGGCTGCTAGGGCCGTCGTCCATGGCGACCACATCCGACAAATCCGAAACGCCCCGCCGCAAGCTCGGCAGCCTGCGCATGGTATGGCACTATGCCAGCCGCTATCCGCTGCAACTGGTGATTGCCGGGATCGCACTGGGGATTGCCGCGCTCGCGACGCTCGCCATTCCCTACCAATTCAAGGCGATGATCGACAGCGGTTTCATCGCCGGCGGCGGCGACGTCGCCCCGCATTTCCGCCTCTTCTACGCTATCTGCATCGCGCTTGCCGTCGCGACCGCGCTGCGTTTCTATTTCGTCAGCTGGCTCGGCGAACGCACCGTCGCCGATATCCGCCAGGCGGTGCAGCAGAACCTGCTGCGCCTCGCGCCCGGCTTCTTCGAGGAAAACCGCCCGTCCGAAATCGCCTCGCGCATGACGTCGGATACCGCGATCATCGAGCAGGTCGTCGGCACCACCGTCTCGGTCGCGCTCCGCAACACCGTGATGGGCATCGGCGGCATCATCTATCTCTTCAGCCTCTCGCCCAAACTGACCGCGGGCATATTGCTCGGCATCCCCCTCATCATCCTGCCGATCGTCCTCCTCGGCCGCCGGCTCCAGAAAGTCTCGCGGACCAGCCAGGACCGTGTTGCCGATATCGGCGCGACGACCGCCGAACAGATGGGCGCGATGAAGATCGTCCAGGCGTTCGGACAGGAAGCGCGCGAGGCCGACCGTTTCTCGGTCGCGGTCGAAGCCAATTTCGCGACCGCCAAGCGCCGCATTCGCCTCCGCGCGATCATAACCGCAACCGTGATCGGCCTCTTGTTCGGCGCGATCACCACGCTGCTCTGGTACGGCGCCGAAGGTGTCGCGCAGGGCACGATCACCGGCGGCACCATCGCCGCCTTCGTCCTCACCGGCGGGCTCGTTGCGGGCGCGTTCGGCGCATTGACCGAAGTTTACGGCGACCTCCTCCGCGCTGCCGGCGCCGCCGAGCGGCTCAGCGAGCTTCTGAACGCCGACGCGAGCATCGCGCCGCCCGCAAACCCGCGCCGTTTCCCAGAACCTCCCCTCGGCACGCTCGAATTCGCCAATGTCGAATTCCACTATCCGACCCGCCCCGATGCGCCGGCGCTCCACGATTTCAGCCTTGCGATCCGTCCACGCGAAACGGTGGCGATCGTTGGTCCCTCGGGCGCCGGCAAGTCCACGCTCTTCCAGCTCGCCGAACGCTTCTATGACCCGCAGCGCGGACAGATCCTGCTCGACGGCGTTCCGCTCACCGAAGCCGACCCCGCCGACATCCGAGCGCGCATCGCGATGGTGCCGCAGGAAACGGTGATCTTCGCCGCCTCCGCGCGCGACAATCTGCGCTACGGCAATTGGGCCGCGACCGACGAAGAACTCTGGGAGGCAGCACGCGCCGCCAATGCCGAGGAATTCCTGCGCAAACTGCCGCAGGGCCTCGACACGT
Protein-coding sequences here:
- a CDS encoding polyhydroxyalkanoate depolymerase, translating into MLYHAFDMQKNWLAGASALATAGAQVMQHPANPLGYFSGSPMFASALEVFAHASAPRGKPGFELYETIVEGETVRVTEVVEARKPFGQLKHFKHKGSKDAPKLLIVAPMSGHYATLLRGTVERMLPGHDLWITDWRDARNVPLEAGKFDLDDYVDYLISWLEHIGPGAHVLAVCQPSVPSLAAAAIMAANKHKCRPKTLTMMGGPIDTRKAPTAVNDHAMTRPHAWFQENVIATVPAYYPGAGRRVYPGFLQLAGFMSMNLGNHMMSHWEMFKHLVDGDGESADKTKEFYDEYRAVCDMTAEFYLQTVDVVFQRHLLPKGEMTHRGQPVDVGAIEDIAILAIEGERDDISGIGQTKAALTIAKALPAEKKKYLMAKSVGHYGIFNGRKWREEIAPVVEKWIRAHGG
- a CDS encoding YjhX family toxin produces the protein MNISKAEQRMLHVLAQGGMIRHRRGENGHIVEALCFTRDGHVLANTGLPLFNRLRRRGFIGSLNGAPYRITQAGLRAVRAQLDNR
- a CDS encoding ABC transporter transmembrane domain-containing protein: MATTSDKSETPRRKLGSLRMVWHYASRYPLQLVIAGIALGIAALATLAIPYQFKAMIDSGFIAGGGDVAPHFRLFYAICIALAVATALRFYFVSWLGERTVADIRQAVQQNLLRLAPGFFEENRPSEIASRMTSDTAIIEQVVGTTVSVALRNTVMGIGGIIYLFSLSPKLTAGILLGIPLIILPIVLLGRRLQKVSRTSQDRVADIGATTAEQMGAMKIVQAFGQEAREADRFSVAVEANFATAKRRIRLRAIITATVIGLLFGAITTLLWYGAEGVAQGTITGGTIAAFVLTGGLVAGAFGALTEVYGDLLRAAGAAERLSELLNADASIAPPANPRRFPEPPLGTLEFANVEFHYPTRPDAPALHDFSLAIRPRETVAIVGPSGAGKSTLFQLAERFYDPQRGQILLDGVPLTEADPADIRARIAMVPQETVIFAASARDNLRYGNWAATDEELWEAARAANAEEFLRKLPQGLDTFMGEGGARLSGGQRQRVAIARALLRRAPLLLLDEATSALDAESEKLVQDALEALMHDRTTIVIAHRLATVRAADRIVVMDDGRIVEEGRHDELVAADGLYARLARLQFQDNLAAA